A single window of Streptomyces aquilus DNA harbors:
- a CDS encoding putative bifunctional diguanylate cyclase/phosphodiesterase, protein MEPTESAAPYSRLRRLAGAWRGSRRAPGTAERPRDEARVTGPTLPAGPYTAVDDRTAVQLSADHTSGLPGAEHERHLSWPALPAAVVAAAGFVLGAGFYRAFTGSHALFPSGAVGWSLAVLTGVIVGHLVALGRARWWGGTGSGAALTLAVLTLYGWVPAGMVSLTVVVLVGIARRHRWRQGVLHGAVDILGIAGGALVLAAFGRVPSVEAPWNPDTWTLYTVPEIVLVAAAYLAVTRTLLWYLHAPRTGGLPTVARTALVRQGLVAVALLGIAPLVCVVAAAKPVLLPLFAIPLIALDSTLWMARARAEEQLRDPLTGLPNRQWLLERIWTALDDAERIGARSALMLIDLDRFRSVNDTLGHLAGDRLLLQIADRLQQALPRGAEAARLGGDEFAVLLPVADSTTSATRVARNLVSALSSPLDLDGLTLVLEASAGVAVFPDHALDAEGLLRRADVAMYQAKRDRTGVEVYESKRDSNTPDRLGLLGDLRRALDAHEVQLHYQPKVRFDGQVAGLEALVRWVHPERGKVPPDEFIAIAESSGLMPHLTEYVLDTALAQVAEWRAQGLYVPVAVNVSPRDVHTPGFAGSVAARLARHGVPAGSLQLEITEHVLLEDPQRAADTLAGLTGHGVKMSLDDFGTGYSSLVHLRSLPVSELKIDRSFVARLAVDAEDAEIVRCTVDLAHSLGLLVVAEGVEDDETWERLRDLGCDAVQGWLVAAAMPPEETTAWLLARGSRGWQRPRAALPAAE, encoded by the coding sequence ATGGAACCGACCGAGAGCGCCGCCCCGTACTCACGGCTGCGCCGACTGGCCGGCGCATGGCGGGGGAGCCGTCGGGCGCCGGGCACCGCGGAGCGTCCGCGGGACGAGGCGCGGGTCACCGGCCCCACCCTGCCGGCCGGACCGTACACCGCCGTGGACGACCGCACCGCCGTCCAGCTCTCCGCCGACCACACCTCCGGGCTGCCCGGGGCCGAGCACGAGCGGCATCTGTCCTGGCCCGCACTGCCCGCGGCGGTCGTCGCGGCGGCCGGGTTCGTGCTGGGGGCGGGGTTCTACCGGGCGTTCACCGGTAGCCACGCCCTCTTCCCGTCCGGCGCCGTCGGCTGGTCCCTCGCCGTGCTGACCGGCGTCATCGTCGGCCACCTCGTCGCGCTCGGCCGCGCCCGCTGGTGGGGCGGCACCGGCTCCGGCGCCGCCCTCACCCTCGCCGTCCTGACGCTCTACGGCTGGGTCCCGGCCGGCATGGTCAGCCTCACCGTCGTCGTCCTGGTCGGCATAGCCAGGCGCCACCGCTGGCGGCAGGGCGTCCTGCACGGCGCGGTGGACATCCTCGGCATCGCCGGCGGCGCGCTGGTGCTGGCCGCCTTCGGCCGGGTACCGAGCGTCGAGGCCCCCTGGAACCCCGACACCTGGACCCTCTACACGGTCCCGGAGATCGTCCTCGTCGCGGCGGCCTACCTCGCGGTCACCCGCACCCTGCTGTGGTACCTGCACGCCCCGCGCACCGGCGGACTGCCCACGGTCGCCCGCACCGCCCTGGTCAGACAGGGCCTGGTCGCGGTCGCGCTGCTCGGCATCGCCCCGCTGGTCTGCGTCGTCGCCGCGGCCAAGCCGGTGCTGCTGCCGCTCTTCGCCATCCCGCTCATAGCCCTCGACTCCACCCTGTGGATGGCCCGGGCCCGGGCGGAGGAGCAGCTGCGCGACCCGCTGACCGGGCTGCCCAACCGCCAGTGGCTCCTCGAACGCATCTGGACCGCCCTGGACGACGCCGAACGCATCGGCGCCCGCTCGGCCCTGATGCTCATAGACCTCGACCGCTTCCGGTCGGTCAACGACACGCTCGGGCATCTCGCCGGTGACCGACTGCTCCTGCAGATAGCGGACCGGCTGCAACAGGCCCTGCCGCGCGGGGCGGAGGCCGCGCGGCTCGGCGGTGACGAGTTCGCCGTCTTACTGCCGGTCGCCGACTCCACGACGTCCGCGACCCGGGTCGCCCGCAACCTCGTCTCGGCCCTCAGCTCCCCGCTCGACCTCGACGGGCTCACCCTCGTCCTGGAGGCCAGCGCCGGAGTCGCCGTCTTCCCGGACCACGCCCTCGACGCCGAGGGGCTGCTGCGCCGGGCGGACGTGGCGATGTACCAGGCGAAGCGGGACCGTACCGGCGTCGAGGTCTACGAGTCCAAACGGGACTCGAACACCCCGGACCGGCTCGGCCTGCTGGGCGACCTGCGCCGCGCCCTCGACGCGCACGAGGTCCAGCTGCACTACCAGCCCAAGGTCCGCTTCGACGGACAGGTGGCGGGCCTGGAGGCCCTGGTCCGCTGGGTGCACCCGGAGCGTGGGAAGGTGCCGCCGGACGAGTTCATCGCCATCGCCGAGTCCTCCGGGCTGATGCCCCACCTCACCGAGTACGTCCTCGACACCGCGCTCGCCCAGGTCGCCGAGTGGCGCGCGCAGGGGCTGTACGTCCCGGTCGCGGTGAACGTCTCCCCACGTGACGTCCACACCCCCGGCTTCGCGGGCTCGGTCGCCGCCCGGCTGGCCCGGCACGGCGTCCCCGCGGGCTCCCTCCAGCTGGAGATAACGGAACACGTGCTGCTGGAGGACCCGCAGCGCGCCGCCGACACCCTCGCCGGGCTGACCGGCCACGGCGTGAAGATGTCCCTGGACGACTTCGGCACCGGCTACTCGTCCCTGGTGCACCTGCGCAGCCTCCCCGTCAGCGAACTGAAGATCGACCGCTCGTTCGTGGCCCGCCTCGCCGTCGACGCCGAGGACGCCGAGATCGTCCGCTGCACGGTCGACCTCGCCCATTCCCTCGGCCTGCTGGTCGTCGCCGAGGGCGTCGAGGACGACGAGACCTGGGAACGCCTGCGCGACCTGGGCTGTGACGCCGTACAGGGCTGGCTGGTCGCGGCGGCGATGCCGCCGGAGGAGACGACGGCGTGGCTGCTGGCGAGGGGTTCGAGGGGCTGGCAGCGGCCGCGGGCAGCTCTGCCGGCGGCCGAGTGA
- the gatC gene encoding Asp-tRNA(Asn)/Glu-tRNA(Gln) amidotransferase subunit GatC, producing MPGITREEVAHLARLARLELKPEELEHFAGQLDDIIGAVARVSEVADQDVPPTSHPLPLTNVMRADEVRPSLTPEQALSGAPAQEQQRFKVPQILGED from the coding sequence ATGCCTGGCATCACGCGCGAGGAGGTCGCCCACCTCGCACGGCTGGCGCGTCTGGAGCTGAAGCCCGAAGAGCTCGAGCACTTCGCGGGACAGCTGGACGACATCATCGGCGCGGTCGCACGCGTCAGTGAGGTCGCCGACCAAGACGTACCGCCGACCTCGCACCCGCTCCCGCTGACGAACGTCATGCGGGCGGACGAGGTCCGTCCGTCGCTCACCCCCGAGCAGGCGCTCTCCGGCGCCCCGGCCCAGGAGCAGCAGCGTTTCAAGGTGCCGCAGATCCTGGGGGAGGACTAA